Proteins from one Vibrio coralliirubri genomic window:
- a CDS encoding peptide MFS transporter — MWNRLNKSMMFCQMMFGLSFYGVMVILTRFFLEDLNYNEADTMMVVGAFSAIGPLFAIAGGFIADKFLGAYRSLTIAFLGFASGYVLLVLGAAATNVPMALCGIALASYARGLMSPSYPSLYKRTFKTQEDFENCYPINYSVNNIGALLGQYLFPMLVLVVGFHGGFLLSAVLAGAALLMMIFVRKGLVEASAEIDQKPVSTKNWAAFLGLSAAMIGLVFFMFSNMDIGQNIVYAIGGAAIIYFVSLMMKSKKSDMLKMGTILIITFLTTCFFVYYGQMMTSMTMVAINTMRGDLFGFIPVAPEASMAMNPLWCMVAGPIIAGIFSNLEKKNINFSTATKVGFSFILTAIAFGILTMAVTTVGEDVLIRPEVFLAIHFFLAFGEVIVGSMVVAFILSVAPKHIENFSVSLFSVAIALSGIVGAVFSTSIALEKGQEITQEIVQTVYGDYFQMLTVLAVVMVGIAMAASFIIRKMLEAAKAADETIELEQANS, encoded by the coding sequence ACTACAATGAAGCCGACACTATGATGGTTGTTGGTGCTTTCTCTGCAATCGGACCGCTATTTGCTATCGCAGGTGGCTTTATCGCCGACAAGTTTTTAGGCGCTTACCGATCTTTAACCATTGCCTTCCTAGGCTTCGCAAGTGGTTACGTTTTACTGGTACTTGGTGCAGCAGCAACCAACGTTCCGATGGCATTATGTGGTATTGCGTTAGCAAGTTATGCACGTGGTTTGATGTCCCCTTCTTACCCAAGTCTTTACAAACGCACGTTCAAAACTCAAGAAGATTTTGAGAACTGCTACCCAATCAACTACTCAGTAAACAATATTGGTGCTCTGTTAGGCCAATACCTGTTCCCAATGCTAGTGCTTGTTGTTGGTTTCCACGGTGGTTTCCTTCTTTCAGCGGTTCTAGCCGGTGCTGCGCTTCTAATGATGATCTTTGTTCGCAAAGGCCTTGTTGAAGCAAGTGCTGAAATCGACCAAAAACCAGTAAGCACTAAAAACTGGGCAGCGTTCCTTGGTCTTTCTGCAGCAATGATCGGCTTGGTATTCTTCATGTTCTCTAACATGGATATTGGCCAAAACATCGTATACGCAATTGGCGGTGCAGCGATTATCTACTTTGTCTCTTTGATGATGAAATCGAAGAAGTCAGACATGCTGAAAATGGGCACTATCTTAATCATCACATTCCTGACGACATGTTTCTTCGTATACTACGGTCAGATGATGACTTCGATGACAATGGTAGCGATCAACACAATGCGTGGCGATCTATTTGGCTTCATCCCTGTTGCACCTGAAGCTTCAATGGCAATGAACCCACTATGGTGTATGGTTGCTGGCCCTATCATCGCGGGTATCTTCTCTAACCTAGAAAAGAAAAACATTAACTTCTCAACTGCAACCAAAGTCGGTTTCTCTTTCATCCTTACGGCTATCGCTTTCGGTATCCTAACGATGGCAGTAACGACAGTGGGTGAGGATGTTCTGATCCGCCCAGAAGTATTCCTTGCGATTCACTTCTTCCTAGCATTCGGTGAAGTGATTGTAGGCTCAATGGTTGTAGCCTTCATCCTGTCTGTTGCACCTAAACACATTGAAAACTTCTCAGTAAGCTTGTTCTCTGTTGCTATCGCACTATCAGGCATTGTTGGCGCGGTATTCTCAACGTCTATTGCACTAGAGAAAGGTCAAGAGATCACACAAGAGATCGTGCAAACGGTTTACGGTGATTACTTCCAAATGCTGACTGTTCTTGCAGTCGTGATGGTAGGTATCGCAATGGCAGCATCGTTCATTATTCGTAAGATGCTAGAAGCTGCGAAAGCCGCTGACGAAACGATTGAACTAGAGCAAGCAAACAGCTAA
- a CDS encoding siderophore-interacting protein, translating into MSKPSPITLTVTQTSTITPNMQRITLNGEGLSKYPTECAGGYIKLLFSPLGTTDLSQLNEGERPTMRTYTIRQYNPVEQWIEVDFVRHITTDLQCGFAARWAMNAKVGDTVSVAGPGLIQGLNLESDWFFLVADMTSLPALSAKVKTLPETATGHAVIQINSAADKQALETPQGIKVTWLIEDETSESLAQTVRNTAWLEGQVSVWTACEFESMRELRQYFRNEKEVAKENIYISSYWKRGVTEDGHKVLKQQDAQALAG; encoded by the coding sequence ATGAGCAAGCCTAGCCCTATCACATTAACCGTTACTCAAACCTCAACAATTACTCCAAACATGCAGCGCATAACGCTTAACGGTGAGGGATTAAGTAAATACCCAACAGAATGTGCCGGCGGCTACATCAAGCTTTTATTCTCGCCACTCGGCACAACTGATTTAAGCCAGCTAAACGAAGGTGAGCGCCCAACCATGCGCACTTACACCATTCGTCAGTACAACCCTGTAGAACAGTGGATTGAAGTTGATTTTGTTCGCCATATCACTACAGATTTGCAATGTGGTTTTGCGGCTCGATGGGCAATGAATGCAAAAGTGGGCGACACGGTTTCAGTGGCTGGTCCAGGTTTAATTCAAGGTCTTAATCTAGAGTCAGACTGGTTCTTCTTAGTTGCAGACATGACTTCCCTACCTGCGCTTTCTGCAAAAGTAAAAACGCTTCCAGAAACAGCAACGGGTCACGCTGTCATTCAGATCAATTCAGCAGCAGATAAGCAAGCACTTGAAACCCCTCAAGGCATCAAAGTAACCTGGTTGATTGAAGATGAAACCTCAGAGTCACTTGCACAAACCGTACGCAACACAGCATGGTTAGAAGGTCAGGTTTCAGTATGGACTGCGTGTGAGTTTGAAAGCATGCGTGAGCTAAGACAATACTTCCGCAACGAAAAAGAAGTTGCAAAAGAGAACATCTATATCAGCAGCTACTGGAAACGTGGCGTCACTGAAGATGGTCACAAAGTGTTGAAACAACAAGATGCTCAAGCTTTAGCTGGTTAA
- the gntR gene encoding gluconate operon transcriptional repressor GntR produces MSNKKKRPTLQDVANLVGVTKMTVSRCLRDSSQVSEALRDKINAAVDELGYIPNRAPDILSNAKSNAIGVLVPSLTNQVFAEVIRGIEQVTAPAGYQTMIAHYGYSAELEEQSIASLLSYNVDAIILSENVHTDRSRKMLQTASIPVIEIMDSVSPRIEQAVGFDNFEAARAMTKTMLDRGRTNIAYLAARMDERTRLKMAGYEHAMQEADKVPVTLQTEDASSFTLGAKLIGELLEKHPEVNGIFCTNDDLAIGAFYECVRRGIQVPEQMAIAGFHGHDITVAMTPRLATVVTPREQIGKVAAQQVVARLQGNKEWVAKLDLGYEIEVGESI; encoded by the coding sequence ATGTCGAATAAGAAAAAACGTCCCACATTACAAGATGTTGCCAACCTAGTTGGTGTCACCAAAATGACCGTCAGTCGCTGTCTGCGAGACTCTTCTCAAGTGTCTGAAGCACTGCGAGACAAGATCAACGCTGCCGTCGACGAGCTCGGTTATATCCCTAATCGAGCACCAGACATCCTTTCCAACGCTAAAAGTAACGCTATCGGTGTGCTTGTTCCCTCGTTAACTAACCAAGTTTTCGCCGAAGTTATCCGTGGTATTGAACAAGTTACCGCGCCTGCGGGCTACCAAACCATGATTGCCCACTATGGTTATAGCGCTGAACTGGAAGAACAAAGCATCGCTTCGCTGCTCTCGTACAATGTGGATGCGATTATTCTGTCTGAGAATGTTCACACCGATAGATCTCGAAAAATGCTGCAGACCGCTTCAATCCCAGTGATTGAGATTATGGACTCGGTATCGCCAAGAATTGAACAAGCTGTCGGCTTTGATAACTTCGAAGCGGCTAGAGCCATGACCAAAACCATGCTCGACAGAGGACGCACCAATATCGCTTACTTAGCGGCTCGTATGGATGAGCGAACTCGCTTAAAAATGGCGGGCTATGAACATGCGATGCAAGAAGCTGATAAAGTGCCCGTGACTCTGCAAACCGAAGACGCGTCCTCGTTTACTCTGGGTGCGAAACTGATTGGTGAGTTACTAGAGAAGCACCCTGAAGTGAATGGCATTTTCTGTACCAACGATGATTTGGCCATTGGTGCTTTTTACGAATGTGTACGTCGTGGTATTCAAGTACCAGAGCAGATGGCAATTGCAGGTTTCCACGGGCACGACATCACAGTGGCAATGACGCCTCGTTTAGCGACTGTAGTAACACCAAGGGAGCAGATTGGTAAAGTCGCTGCACAGCAAGTTGTAGCGCGTTTACAAGGCAATAAAGAATGGGTAGCGAAGCTGGATCTCGGTTACGAGATCGAAGTGGGTGAGAGTATTTAA
- the gndA gene encoding NADP-dependent phosphogluconate dehydrogenase, giving the protein MTQTKNDIAMIGLGVMGKSLALNLLDNGFNVAGFDLNTDNIERASSEAKQLNETFEGKGLFTSGVNLEDILQGLAKPRVIALSVPAGKPVDIVVSNLLEAGLERDDIVIDTGNSLWTDTEAREVNYKGKLRFFSTAVSGGEEGARVGPALMASGDPSAWQYVKPMWEAIAAKVDVNGLPVAQFEAGEACAAYVGPSGTGHYVKMVHNGIEYADMQLICEVYQFMRDVLEMPAQEIGKVFDQWNNGVLNSYLMEISADILQQEDVVTGKPFVDVVLDKAGQKGTGLWTAVNSLQEGCPTPTIAQAVYARAMSGQKAQRVQGSKLLRGNITDASQLDKTEVISELHDALYCAKLSVYAQGFDLLKTASDKEGWNLDFTQIAKIWRAGCIIRAAFLQSITSAYQQNSELANLLFDEAFIKQVEERELAWRIAVANSALYGVPMPGISSALSYFDSLRCEVLPANLLQAQRDYFGSHTYSRVDREEAEKFHVTWSQSPRTEVKVNA; this is encoded by the coding sequence ATGACTCAGACAAAAAATGACATTGCGATGATTGGTTTAGGAGTGATGGGTAAAAGCCTGGCACTCAACCTACTTGATAATGGCTTCAATGTCGCAGGCTTTGACCTCAATACAGACAACATTGAGCGTGCTAGCTCTGAAGCGAAGCAGCTCAATGAGACATTTGAAGGAAAAGGCCTCTTTACTAGTGGTGTTAATCTTGAAGACATTCTTCAGGGGTTAGCGAAACCACGAGTGATTGCATTGTCGGTTCCGGCAGGAAAACCGGTTGATATCGTGGTAAGTAACTTGCTAGAAGCCGGTTTAGAGCGCGATGATATTGTTATCGATACAGGCAATAGCTTATGGACTGATACCGAAGCCCGAGAAGTGAATTACAAAGGCAAGCTTCGCTTCTTCAGTACCGCTGTTTCTGGTGGTGAAGAAGGGGCTCGTGTTGGTCCTGCGTTGATGGCTAGTGGTGATCCATCGGCTTGGCAATATGTGAAGCCAATGTGGGAAGCGATTGCTGCGAAAGTTGATGTGAATGGTTTGCCTGTCGCTCAGTTTGAAGCCGGTGAAGCGTGCGCTGCGTATGTTGGCCCTTCGGGCACTGGGCACTATGTGAAAATGGTGCACAATGGTATTGAGTACGCTGACATGCAGCTTATTTGCGAAGTGTATCAGTTCATGCGTGATGTACTTGAAATGCCTGCTCAAGAGATCGGCAAAGTCTTTGACCAATGGAATAATGGCGTCCTTAATAGTTATTTGATGGAAATTAGCGCCGATATTCTTCAACAAGAAGATGTGGTGACAGGTAAGCCATTCGTTGATGTTGTGCTTGATAAGGCTGGTCAAAAAGGCACTGGCTTATGGACAGCAGTAAACAGTTTGCAAGAAGGTTGCCCAACGCCAACCATTGCACAGGCGGTCTATGCGCGTGCGATGAGTGGTCAAAAAGCACAGCGTGTTCAAGGTAGCAAACTGCTAAGGGGCAATATTACCGATGCGAGTCAGCTAGATAAAACTGAAGTCATCTCAGAACTTCATGATGCTCTGTATTGCGCCAAGCTGTCTGTTTATGCACAAGGTTTTGATTTACTGAAAACAGCGTCAGACAAAGAGGGTTGGAATCTCGATTTCACTCAAATAGCTAAGATCTGGCGTGCTGGTTGTATTATTCGCGCGGCCTTCTTACAAAGCATCACGTCGGCTTATCAACAAAATAGCGAACTTGCGAACCTGTTGTTTGATGAGGCTTTCATTAAACAAGTAGAAGAGCGCGAACTGGCTTGGCGTATCGCGGTAGCGAATTCAGCTTTGTATGGTGTACCGATGCCAGGAATCAGTTCTGCATTAAGCTACTTTGACTCATTGCGTTGTGAGGTGTTGCCAGCTAATTTACTGCAAGCACAACGTGATTACTTTGGTTCTCATACCTATTCACGAGTGGATAGAGAGGAAGCTGAAAAATTCCATGTCACTTGGAGTCAGTCCCCAAGAACAGAAGTAAAAGTTAACGCTTAA
- a CDS encoding gluconokinase has translation MKSKKILVMGVSGCGKSLIGSRIAQALDLQFFDGDDFHPQSNVEKMRQGIPLTDEDRQGWLETLNKQYIEQPSAVIACSALKPQYRDILRKNNEGLVIVYLQGSFDTIWNRHKARENHYFNGQEMLKSQFATLVEPSEGEALFVDISQDVEQVVESALKQIKQIG, from the coding sequence ATGAAAAGCAAAAAAATACTCGTGATGGGCGTATCTGGATGCGGAAAAAGCCTGATTGGTAGCCGTATCGCACAGGCTTTAGATCTTCAATTCTTTGATGGCGATGACTTCCATCCGCAAAGCAATGTAGAAAAAATGCGCCAAGGTATTCCGCTGACTGACGAAGATCGTCAAGGATGGCTAGAAACACTTAACAAGCAATACATTGAACAACCAAGTGCTGTGATTGCTTGCTCTGCATTGAAACCACAATACCGCGACATTCTACGAAAGAACAATGAAGGCTTAGTTATCGTGTACTTACAAGGTAGCTTCGACACTATTTGGAACCGCCATAAAGCGCGTGAGAACCATTACTTCAATGGTCAAGAAATGTTGAAAAGCCAATTCGCAACCTTGGTTGAACCGAGTGAAGGCGAGGCGTTGTTTGTTGATATCTCACAAGATGTTGAACAGGTAGTAGAAAGTGCACTCAAACAAATTAAGCAGATAGGCTAA
- a CDS encoding TRAP transporter large permease: MFDLSSIGIAWGSLLMLVMMIGLLLTGMQLAFVTGFVAIFFTLCWFGPDALPLIASRTYSFASGYVFLAVPMFVLMAALLDRSGIARDLFDAMKSVGRKVRGGVAVQTLLVAVLLASMSGVIGGETVLLGILALPQMLRLGYDRKLAIGTTCAGGALGTMLPPSIVLIIYGMTASVSIGDLFKASFLPAFILAGCYIGYVLIRCKLNPSLAPLPSDDETEEDLANQPSYFKALFFPLLSVATVLGSIYTGIASVTEASALGVVGIMISALIRGELNFNMLKESAIATMRTCGMIMWIGIGASALVGIYNLMGGIDFVEETILALSGGNATVTLLIMMAILLVLGMFLDWVGVALLTMPIFVPIITGLGFDPVWFGVVFCLNMQVSFLSPPFGPAAFYLKSVAPKDISLGEIFSSLLPFIALQVLVLALVIIFPQLALWWQ; encoded by the coding sequence ATGTTTGATTTATCTTCTATTGGTATCGCATGGGGCAGTTTGCTCATGTTGGTTATGATGATTGGCTTGCTCCTGACGGGTATGCAGCTTGCCTTCGTAACTGGCTTTGTCGCGATTTTCTTCACTCTATGTTGGTTTGGTCCTGATGCTTTACCTTTGATTGCGAGCCGTACTTACAGCTTTGCTTCTGGTTATGTGTTCCTCGCAGTACCTATGTTTGTATTGATGGCCGCTTTACTAGACCGTTCGGGCATTGCTCGTGATTTGTTTGATGCAATGAAATCTGTCGGCCGTAAGGTTCGAGGTGGCGTTGCGGTACAAACGTTATTGGTAGCTGTGTTACTGGCTTCAATGTCAGGTGTTATCGGTGGTGAGACTGTACTACTAGGTATTCTTGCACTGCCTCAAATGCTTCGCTTAGGGTATGACCGTAAGCTTGCTATTGGTACAACCTGTGCGGGTGGCGCGCTCGGCACCATGCTGCCGCCAAGTATCGTACTGATCATCTATGGTATGACAGCGAGTGTGTCGATTGGCGACCTATTCAAGGCTTCTTTCTTACCAGCGTTTATCCTTGCGGGCTGTTACATCGGCTACGTATTGATTCGTTGTAAGCTGAACCCTTCTCTTGCTCCTCTTCCAAGTGATGATGAGACAGAAGAAGACTTAGCGAATCAACCTAGCTACTTCAAGGCTCTGTTCTTCCCTCTGCTTTCTGTAGCAACCGTTCTCGGTAGTATCTATACAGGTATTGCTTCAGTAACGGAAGCTTCGGCTTTGGGTGTCGTCGGTATCATGATCAGCGCGCTTATCCGCGGTGAATTGAACTTCAATATGCTGAAAGAGAGTGCCATCGCAACTATGCGCACCTGCGGCATGATCATGTGGATCGGCATTGGTGCAAGTGCTCTGGTTGGTATCTACAACCTAATGGGTGGCATCGACTTTGTTGAAGAAACGATCCTTGCACTCAGTGGCGGCAACGCAACAGTAACACTGCTAATCATGATGGCTATCTTGCTGGTTTTAGGCATGTTCCTTGACTGGGTAGGTGTGGCACTTCTAACAATGCCAATCTTCGTTCCAATCATCACTGGCCTTGGTTTCGACCCAGTTTGGTTTGGTGTTGTGTTCTGTCTAAATATGCAGGTGTCTTTCTTGTCACCACCATTTGGTCCCGCGGCGTTCTACTTGAAATCGGTAGCACCGAAAGACATCAGCTTAGGTGAGATTTTCTCTTCACTACTGCCATTCATTGCACTTCAAGTATTGGTTCTGGCACTGGTTATTATCTTCCCTCAGCTCGCGCTTTGGTGGCAATAA
- a CDS encoding TRAP transporter small permease subunit, with amino-acid sequence MTDKIPHAPAENDEQPRNVLDRLIIKFSNLVSWLFIFTVLISFYEVVMRYAFDAPTTWVHETASFIGGSLFIIGGIYAFAANKHVRVVLIYDSVSNQTRKYLNLVHHIVGLAFAGMLAYAAYFTAEEAWFAPWGEFRLETSGSVLNAPYPALLKGLIFVVLCVLVIQFVLHLIQELMGLRKNDDV; translated from the coding sequence ATGACAGACAAAATCCCCCACGCCCCAGCTGAAAACGACGAACAGCCAAGAAACGTACTTGATCGTCTTATTATAAAGTTCAGTAATCTCGTTAGCTGGCTGTTTATCTTTACTGTATTGATTTCATTTTACGAAGTTGTGATGCGTTATGCATTTGATGCCCCGACCACATGGGTACATGAAACAGCTTCTTTCATCGGTGGTTCTTTATTCATTATTGGTGGCATCTACGCTTTTGCCGCGAATAAGCACGTACGTGTGGTTCTTATTTACGATTCAGTCTCTAACCAAACACGTAAATATCTTAATCTTGTTCACCACATTGTTGGTTTGGCTTTTGCTGGCATGCTTGCTTACGCGGCTTATTTCACTGCAGAAGAAGCGTGGTTTGCACCATGGGGCGAATTCCGCCTTGAAACATCAGGCTCAGTGTTAAACGCCCCTTATCCTGCGCTGTTGAAAGGCCTGATCTTTGTCGTTTTGTGTGTTCTTGTTATCCAGTTTGTATTGCACCTAATCCAAGAGTTGATGGGTCTAAGGAAGAATGACGATGTTTGA
- a CDS encoding TRAP transporter substrate-binding protein, which yields MKALTKTLIAASLTGLFATSAMAADFKLKIQSSDPSGDLNFKVQQKWAERVETMSNGRIDIDLLPVGAVVKHTETLGAIKMGILDGHITATGYFSGKDPAFGLIGNMVGAWSDTTQLLQYMNYGGGNELMTELYKPYGVQFVGASTTGVESFISKKPIDGVADLKGLKLRAPEGLVQQVFAAAGATPVNLPGSEVFTGLSKGVIDAADYTVFSTNQKAGMNDIATHPVQPGFHSLPLIDISVSQKKWDKMPTDLQTILQTSVRDFSYDMTTQLKMADQAAVKEAQANPEITIHDWSQEERKKFREIAKGQWKVFAERSDNAQKVYNSVTVFLEENGLL from the coding sequence ATGAAAGCTCTGACTAAAACGCTGATTGCTGCTTCCCTCACTGGTCTATTTGCTACTTCAGCAATGGCTGCAGACTTTAAACTTAAGATTCAATCTTCAGATCCATCTGGCGATTTGAACTTCAAGGTTCAGCAAAAGTGGGCTGAGCGAGTAGAGACGATGTCTAACGGACGTATTGATATCGATCTATTGCCTGTTGGCGCTGTGGTTAAACACACAGAAACGCTTGGCGCGATCAAAATGGGCATCCTAGATGGTCACATCACAGCAACAGGTTACTTCTCTGGTAAAGATCCAGCATTCGGTCTTATCGGTAACATGGTGGGCGCGTGGTCTGATACAACACAACTGCTTCAGTACATGAACTACGGTGGCGGTAACGAGCTAATGACTGAACTGTACAAGCCTTACGGTGTTCAGTTCGTTGGTGCTTCTACAACGGGTGTTGAGTCTTTCATTTCTAAAAAGCCAATTGACGGTGTAGCAGATCTTAAAGGTCTTAAGCTTCGTGCGCCTGAAGGTTTAGTACAACAAGTGTTTGCAGCTGCGGGTGCGACTCCGGTAAACCTGCCAGGTTCTGAAGTATTTACCGGCTTAAGCAAGGGGGTAATTGATGCCGCGGACTACACGGTATTCTCTACCAACCAAAAAGCGGGCATGAACGATATTGCAACGCATCCAGTTCAACCGGGTTTCCACTCATTGCCGCTTATCGACATCTCTGTATCTCAGAAAAAATGGGACAAGATGCCAACTGATCTACAAACGATTCTACAAACATCAGTGCGTGACTTCTCTTACGACATGACAACTCAACTGAAAATGGCTGACCAAGCTGCAGTTAAAGAAGCACAAGCGAACCCAGAAATTACTATCCACGACTGGTCTCAAGAAGAGCGTAAGAAGTTCCGTGAAATCGCTAAAGGTCAGTGGAAAGTCTTCGCAGAGCGTTCTGATAACGCGCAAAAAGTTTATAACTCAGTGACTGTGTTCTTAGAAGAAAACGGCTTGCTGTAA
- a CDS encoding multidrug transporter encodes MEFSAIVIVIISALLHAGWNVLGKSNQGSGSSFFLASGFAAAAILTPYLIWYVYSVGFANITLLFWQLLLLSGICQIIYLIGLGIAYKQADIGVIYPMARALPVLMVGLGTVLIGYELSINQWLGFALITLGCLFVPLKQFSELRLKAYLNLGVLWALIAAIGTTGYSIIDKEALLLLEPLSTPSITNKHTAIFYLGIQFWAIVLPLSLWLLVSNQRIEFHNAWLLRKRATLAGIMMASTYGLVLFAMTMTENVSLVVALRQVSIIFGVVMGIYFLKEKWHATRGLGVSLIIAGLVISLT; translated from the coding sequence ATGGAATTTTCTGCCATCGTCATCGTGATAATTTCGGCTCTGCTTCATGCGGGGTGGAATGTTCTAGGTAAATCTAATCAAGGATCGGGGTCGTCTTTTTTCCTTGCTTCTGGCTTTGCCGCTGCCGCGATTTTGACTCCCTATTTGATCTGGTACGTCTACAGTGTCGGCTTTGCAAACATCACGCTCCTATTCTGGCAGCTACTTCTTTTAAGTGGCATTTGCCAAATCATCTATTTAATCGGCTTAGGCATAGCCTACAAGCAGGCCGATATTGGGGTGATTTACCCAATGGCACGAGCACTGCCCGTGTTGATGGTTGGCTTGGGTACGGTGTTAATAGGGTATGAGTTATCAATCAATCAATGGCTTGGTTTTGCATTGATCACACTGGGTTGTCTGTTTGTCCCGCTTAAGCAGTTTTCTGAATTAAGGCTCAAGGCCTACCTGAACCTTGGCGTACTGTGGGCGTTAATCGCGGCCATCGGTACCACGGGTTATTCGATTATTGATAAAGAGGCGCTTCTATTATTAGAGCCCTTAAGCACACCTAGCATTACCAATAAACACACGGCGATTTTCTATTTGGGTATTCAGTTTTGGGCAATTGTGCTTCCATTGAGCCTGTGGTTGCTCGTGTCGAATCAAAGAATAGAATTTCATAACGCTTGGTTACTACGTAAAAGAGCAACACTTGCTGGCATTATGATGGCTTCGACCTATGGCTTAGTGTTGTTTGCGATGACTATGACAGAGAACGTCAGTTTGGTTGTTGCACTTAGGCAAGTGAGTATCATTTTCGGCGTAGTGATGGGGATCTACTTTTTAAAGGAAAAGTGGCACGCGACTCGCGGTCTAGGCGTATCTCTAATTATTGCTGGCTTAGTTATCTCATTGACTTAA
- the phnR gene encoding phosphonate utilization transcriptional regulator PhnR, translated as MQYVKIKDVIVEQIESGMLTPRQKLPAERKLAESFDTTRVTLREALSSLEAEGRIYREDRRGWFISPEPLRYDPTQTLNFTNMALSQNRKPQTELVAAKGMLATKEATRLLELQPFSDVYRVDRVRYLEDRPVVYVTNYIRPELFPNLLDYDLSKSLTDIYREHFGVVYQKIRYRVSTTSLLGETAQALRATSGSPAMVVERVNYNQNGDLIDCDIEYWRHDAISIESIAQLER; from the coding sequence GTGCAGTACGTAAAAATCAAAGATGTCATCGTAGAGCAGATAGAGTCGGGGATGTTAACACCACGACAGAAGCTGCCTGCGGAACGTAAGCTGGCTGAATCGTTTGATACGACTCGAGTTACCCTACGTGAAGCCTTATCTTCACTTGAAGCGGAAGGGCGCATTTATCGAGAAGACCGACGTGGTTGGTTTATCTCTCCTGAGCCGCTTCGTTATGATCCAACACAAACGCTGAACTTCACCAATATGGCTCTATCGCAGAATCGTAAGCCGCAAACAGAATTGGTGGCGGCAAAAGGCATGTTAGCAACCAAGGAGGCGACTCGACTTCTTGAGTTACAACCTTTCTCGGACGTTTATCGAGTAGACAGAGTTCGTTATCTTGAAGATAGGCCAGTTGTGTATGTGACCAACTATATTCGACCAGAGTTGTTCCCTAACTTGCTTGATTATGACTTGTCTAAATCGTTGACGGACATCTACCGCGAACACTTTGGTGTGGTGTATCAGAAGATCCGTTACCGAGTGAGCACAACGTCTTTACTTGGCGAAACAGCACAAGCTCTGCGTGCGACTTCTGGCTCTCCTGCAATGGTCGTAGAGCGTGTGAACTACAACCAAAACGGCGATCTGATTGATTGCGATATTGAGTATTGGCGTCATGATGCGATCAGTATTGAGTCAATCGCGCAGCTAGAGCGCTAG